Proteins encoded by one window of Geobacter sp. DSM 9736:
- a CDS encoding ABC transporter substrate-binding protein, which translates to MIKALLHGSKAAVASAALLAALQVFGGVARAADIPTLKIGYLPLTHSMAVVVADKLNTGKYRNVKPELVKFSSWPELLDAFNSGKIQAASELMALALAGAERGVPGSVVALSHRHGDILTVAKDVKSVRELKGKRVAIPHRMSVHNILLSQALKKEGLTLKDVQWIEMPPPDMPAALARGDIKGFIVAEPFGTKAIQAGFGKKLLNAKDIWPDYICCALVLNPSFKKKYPAAAKEYIDSFTAAGRFIDANRGEAIRIARQYMNIDEKVFVQSLTHDVTYSDLRLKRGEVEQLQKYALELNLLKKPVNLDSLLDTTFVAAPAKKGKK; encoded by the coding sequence ATGATTAAGGCACTGCTTCACGGATCGAAGGCTGCGGTTGCTTCGGCAGCACTACTCGCTGCATTGCAAGTTTTCGGAGGGGTTGCCCGGGCAGCCGATATCCCTACGCTGAAGATCGGCTACCTTCCCCTTACCCATTCGATGGCCGTAGTGGTTGCTGACAAACTGAATACAGGGAAATACCGCAACGTGAAGCCTGAACTGGTGAAGTTCAGTTCATGGCCGGAACTTCTCGATGCGTTTAACTCGGGCAAAATCCAGGCTGCCTCCGAGCTGATGGCCCTCGCCCTCGCCGGAGCGGAGCGGGGCGTTCCCGGCTCGGTTGTGGCATTGAGTCACCGTCATGGCGACATCCTTACCGTGGCGAAGGACGTCAAGTCGGTCCGTGAGCTGAAGGGAAAGCGGGTGGCGATCCCCCACCGGATGTCCGTCCACAACATCCTCCTTTCCCAGGCCCTGAAAAAGGAAGGGCTTACCTTGAAGGACGTTCAGTGGATCGAGATGCCGCCTCCCGACATGCCTGCCGCCCTTGCACGGGGTGACATCAAGGGATTCATCGTTGCGGAGCCGTTCGGTACGAAGGCGATACAGGCAGGGTTCGGGAAGAAACTCCTCAATGCCAAAGATATCTGGCCCGACTACATCTGCTGCGCGCTCGTGCTCAACCCGTCGTTCAAGAAGAAATACCCGGCGGCTGCCAAGGAGTACATCGACAGCTTCACCGCCGCCGGCAGGTTCATCGACGCCAACCGCGGGGAAGCCATCAGGATCGCCCGGCAGTACATGAACATCGACGAGAAGGTTTTCGTTCAGTCCCTTACCCATGACGTGACCTACTCGGACCTTCGCCTCAAGCGCGGAGAGGTGGAGCAGCTGCAGAAATACGCCCTCGAGCTGAACCTGCTGAAAAAGCCGGTGAACCTCGACAGCCTCCTCGATACCACGTTCGTGGCTGCGCCTGCGAAGAAAGGCAAAAAGTGA
- a CDS encoding sulfate/molybdate ABC transporter ATP-binding protein → MSIAIEGVNKHFGVFHALKDVTLTIPSGELVALLGPSGSGKTTLLRMIAGLDSADSGRILFNGEDTTKRHVRERQVGFVFQHYALFRHMTVFENVAFGLKVRARSARPPNGEIRERVMNLLRLVQLEVLADRYPAQLSGGQRQRIALARALAVEPQVLLLDEPFGALDAKVRAELRRWLRQLHDEIHVTSVFVTHDQEEALEVADRVVVMNEGRVEQMGTPDEVYEHPANPFVLNFLGNVNLFHGRVHNGQATLGGMTLEAPEHFGAENTPAVGYVRSHDIVVERLPSDDSSLEAEVVHIQAVGPSVRVELSLRETTETMEAELTREAYQELALEKGEQVFVRPRKVRVFVEDYQI, encoded by the coding sequence ATGAGTATCGCAATCGAAGGGGTCAACAAGCATTTCGGCGTGTTCCACGCTCTCAAGGATGTCACTCTCACCATCCCGTCGGGGGAGCTCGTGGCGCTCCTCGGGCCTTCCGGGTCGGGAAAGACGACGCTTCTGCGTATGATAGCCGGACTCGATTCCGCCGACAGCGGGAGGATCCTTTTCAACGGAGAGGATACAACGAAGCGCCACGTGCGGGAGCGCCAGGTCGGGTTCGTGTTTCAGCACTACGCGCTGTTCCGCCACATGACGGTCTTCGAGAACGTTGCCTTCGGCCTTAAGGTCCGCGCCCGTTCAGCAAGACCCCCGAACGGGGAGATCAGGGAGAGGGTGATGAACCTCCTTCGGCTCGTTCAGCTCGAAGTGCTGGCGGACCGCTACCCTGCGCAGCTCTCGGGTGGGCAGCGCCAGCGGATAGCGCTCGCGCGGGCTCTCGCGGTCGAGCCCCAGGTTCTCCTCCTCGACGAGCCGTTCGGCGCCCTCGACGCCAAGGTGCGTGCGGAGCTTCGCCGCTGGCTGCGCCAACTCCACGACGAGATCCACGTGACGAGCGTCTTCGTCACCCACGACCAGGAGGAGGCCCTCGAGGTGGCCGACAGGGTCGTCGTGATGAACGAAGGGCGCGTCGAGCAGATGGGGACCCCCGACGAGGTGTACGAGCACCCGGCGAACCCCTTCGTCCTCAACTTTCTCGGAAACGTCAATCTCTTCCACGGCCGGGTCCATAACGGACAGGCTACCCTCGGCGGGATGACTCTGGAGGCGCCGGAACACTTCGGAGCCGAGAATACTCCGGCCGTCGGGTACGTCCGCTCCCACGACATCGTCGTAGAGCGACTCCCTTCCGATGATTCGAGCCTGGAGGCGGAGGTGGTGCATATCCAGGCGGTGGGTCCGTCGGTCCGGGTAGAGCTTTCGCTTCGCGAAACTACTGAAACCATGGAGGCTGAGCTCACTCGGGAAGCGTACCAGGAACTCGCTCTCGAGAAGGGGGAACAGGTTTTCGTCAGACCGCGGAAGGTGAGGGTTTTCGTGGAGGATTATCAGATTTAG
- the cooS gene encoding anaerobic carbon-monoxide dehydrogenase catalytic subunit produces the protein MAMKPKFPTKADVIARTPDPAVREMLKHMEQAGIETAFDRFDAQKPHCGFGLAGTCCKNCHMGPCRITPKSPRGVCGADAHLIAARNILRWTAAGAAAHGARGREVMLALKGAAEGTLDLPILGPEKVVATAKSFGIYDEKKSVQELSGEISLILLEDLCRTIPGPYRTLEALAPPERLQVWKELDILPVGAYHEIFEALHRTTTGTDGDWENTARQVLRCGLAFAWSSVVGSSIAMDCLYGLPKRSRVTTNLGAITEGSVNIAVHGHSPVLVAAIVKAARRSDLLDAATDAGASGIRLYGICCSGHSALAKFGDITPLTNAVGAELALATGAVDLWVADVQDVFPGIMDVAACFHTRVVTTSDSARLPGAEHIAFDHHHSNLDQADDLAERIVRRGIGAFGLRQQGKVFIPKARMDAEVGFSVEKILATFGSGEVLVEHLKSGRIRGVVNLVGCNNPKVLYEETIVKVADELIAHDVLPLTNGCAAYALLKLGFCLPEGLEGAGEGLNAALGEHGLPPVWHMGECLDNARASAFFRTIAAATGEPLKKLPLAFSSPEWSNEKGIGAAMGFRLLGLNSYHCVAPPISGSDKLSRFFYEDTRELLGAVMVVDPDPVALARQIVADFDARRAGLGWKVPVPPSEKRLSVLQHEKQHAHAHLHGHSHTHEEDHHD, from the coding sequence ATGGCGATGAAACCTAAATTCCCGACGAAAGCTGATGTCATAGCCCGCACCCCCGATCCGGCTGTCCGCGAGATGCTGAAGCACATGGAGCAGGCGGGGATCGAGACGGCTTTCGACCGTTTCGATGCGCAGAAACCCCACTGCGGGTTCGGCCTCGCCGGGACGTGCTGCAAGAACTGCCACATGGGACCGTGCCGAATCACGCCCAAGAGCCCGCGAGGCGTCTGCGGCGCCGATGCCCACCTCATCGCCGCCCGGAACATCCTTCGCTGGACCGCCGCCGGGGCTGCCGCCCACGGCGCACGGGGGCGCGAGGTTATGCTTGCCCTCAAGGGGGCGGCGGAAGGAACCCTCGACCTCCCGATCCTCGGCCCGGAGAAGGTCGTCGCTACTGCCAAGTCATTCGGCATTTACGACGAGAAGAAATCGGTCCAGGAACTGTCAGGAGAGATATCCCTGATACTTCTCGAAGACCTCTGCCGCACGATCCCCGGACCGTACCGCACCCTGGAGGCACTGGCGCCACCCGAACGGCTTCAGGTCTGGAAGGAGCTTGACATCCTGCCGGTAGGCGCCTATCACGAAATATTCGAGGCGCTCCATCGCACCACCACCGGCACCGACGGCGATTGGGAGAACACCGCGCGGCAGGTCCTGCGCTGCGGTCTGGCCTTCGCCTGGAGCAGCGTCGTGGGGTCATCCATCGCCATGGACTGCCTGTACGGGCTTCCCAAGCGGAGCCGCGTTACCACCAACCTCGGCGCGATCACGGAAGGTTCGGTCAATATCGCGGTGCATGGCCACTCTCCCGTGCTTGTCGCCGCCATCGTGAAGGCAGCCCGGCGCTCGGACCTACTCGATGCCGCGACCGATGCAGGCGCTTCGGGAATCCGGCTCTACGGGATCTGCTGCTCCGGTCATTCGGCCCTCGCCAAGTTCGGGGATATCACCCCGCTTACCAATGCCGTCGGGGCTGAACTGGCCCTTGCCACCGGCGCCGTCGATCTGTGGGTGGCCGACGTCCAGGACGTCTTCCCCGGCATCATGGACGTGGCGGCATGCTTCCATACCCGCGTCGTCACCACGAGCGATTCCGCGAGGCTTCCCGGCGCCGAGCACATCGCCTTCGATCATCACCATTCCAATCTCGACCAGGCGGACGACCTGGCGGAACGGATCGTCCGGCGCGGAATCGGGGCGTTCGGCCTCCGGCAGCAGGGGAAGGTCTTCATTCCGAAAGCCCGGATGGACGCGGAGGTTGGTTTTTCCGTCGAAAAAATCCTTGCCACGTTCGGCAGTGGCGAGGTGCTGGTAGAGCACCTTAAGAGCGGCCGCATCCGCGGTGTTGTCAACCTGGTCGGGTGCAACAACCCCAAGGTCCTCTACGAGGAGACCATCGTGAAGGTGGCGGACGAACTGATCGCCCACGACGTGCTCCCCCTCACCAACGGCTGTGCCGCCTACGCGCTCCTCAAACTCGGCTTCTGCCTTCCCGAAGGTCTCGAAGGGGCAGGGGAGGGGCTCAACGCCGCGCTGGGCGAGCATGGTCTTCCTCCCGTCTGGCACATGGGTGAATGCCTCGACAACGCCCGGGCTTCAGCTTTCTTCCGCACCATTGCCGCAGCCACGGGGGAGCCGCTGAAAAAGCTGCCCTTGGCGTTTTCAAGTCCCGAGTGGTCCAACGAGAAGGGTATCGGGGCGGCCATGGGGTTTCGCCTGCTGGGGCTCAATTCGTACCACTGCGTCGCCCCGCCGATCTCCGGATCCGACAAGCTCTCACGGTTTTTTTACGAGGACACCCGGGAGTTGCTCGGAGCGGTGATGGTCGTTGACCCCGACCCTGTCGCGCTTGCCCGTCAAATTGTCGCCGATTTCGATGCACGCCGCGCCGGTCTCGGCTGGAAAGTTCCAGTCCCGCCGTCAGAGAAACGGCTGTCGGTGCTGCAGCACGAAAAACAACACGCTCACGCCCACCTTCACGGGCACAGCCATACCCACGAGGAGGATCATCATGATTAA
- the cysN gene encoding sulfate adenylyltransferase subunit CysN — translation MAHQSELIEKDILAFLKSQEEKSLLRFITCGSVDDGKSTLIGRLLWDSKMVFEDQLAALEADSKKVGTQGGAIDYALLLDGLQAEREQGITIDVAYRFFSTDLRKFIVADTPGHEQYTRNMVTGASTAKVAVILVDARKGLLTQTCRHSYLVSLVGIRHVLLAVNKMDLIGFDREKFEKIVADYRTFAEPLGFTSITAIPISALNGDNIIESSDNTPWYEGSTLMKYLETVQVEGDNRHQPFRLPVQWVNRPHLDFRGFCGTIAAGTIRPGDEVRVASSGRTSRVARIVTMGGDLAEGVAGQAVTVTLSDEIDISRGDMLTPTDAPPLHTRHPEAHLVWLHDEPLQPGQLYLVKTASAVTPGRVTAVHYGVDVNTLEQKQVTTLGLNGIGVVRLELDRPVSFDPYRQNRETGSFILIDRYTNATVAAGMVISAPVDPDAVEVTRFVPEKVHCEETAPTRFSLSEASISAGGGVDLTAEGCAIEFEISPGFIDHLGRGNRVLFRLNELAQLPAVALLAFEHRLSFEFDRTPDGLSILLYRRGIKPSGTLYADDGTGI, via the coding sequence ATGGCACACCAATCCGAACTGATCGAAAAGGACATCCTGGCGTTTCTAAAGAGCCAGGAGGAGAAGTCGCTCCTGCGCTTCATCACCTGCGGCAGCGTCGACGACGGGAAGAGTACCCTCATCGGGCGTCTTCTCTGGGATTCGAAGATGGTCTTTGAGGACCAGCTGGCGGCGCTCGAGGCCGACAGCAAGAAGGTCGGAACGCAAGGGGGCGCTATCGACTACGCCCTTCTTCTCGATGGCCTGCAGGCCGAGCGGGAGCAGGGGATAACCATCGATGTCGCCTACCGCTTCTTCTCCACCGATCTTCGCAAGTTCATCGTCGCCGACACACCGGGCCACGAGCAATACACCCGCAACATGGTCACCGGCGCTTCCACCGCGAAGGTGGCTGTGATCCTCGTCGATGCCCGCAAGGGACTCCTCACCCAGACCTGCCGCCACAGCTATCTCGTCTCCCTCGTCGGAATCCGCCACGTGCTTCTCGCGGTGAACAAGATGGACCTGATCGGCTTCGATAGGGAAAAGTTCGAGAAGATCGTCGCCGACTACCGCACGTTTGCCGAGCCGCTGGGGTTCACGTCGATCACGGCGATTCCCATCTCGGCGTTGAACGGCGACAACATCATCGAGTCGAGCGACAACACTCCGTGGTACGAGGGTTCGACCCTGATGAAGTACCTCGAGACGGTCCAGGTGGAGGGTGACAACCGCCACCAGCCGTTCCGGCTCCCGGTCCAGTGGGTCAACCGCCCCCACCTCGATTTCCGCGGGTTCTGCGGCACCATCGCCGCCGGAACGATCAGGCCCGGCGACGAAGTTCGGGTCGCTTCCTCGGGACGTACGAGCCGTGTCGCCCGTATCGTCACGATGGGGGGTGATCTGGCGGAGGGGGTTGCAGGACAGGCGGTGACGGTCACCCTCAGCGATGAGATCGACATCAGCCGGGGCGACATGCTTACCCCGACCGATGCGCCCCCCCTCCATACCCGTCATCCGGAGGCACACCTGGTCTGGCTTCACGACGAACCGCTCCAGCCTGGGCAGCTCTACCTTGTGAAGACTGCCTCGGCGGTGACTCCCGGGAGGGTGACGGCTGTCCACTACGGGGTCGACGTGAATACCCTCGAGCAGAAGCAGGTGACGACCCTAGGGCTGAACGGCATCGGCGTCGTCCGGCTGGAGCTCGACCGCCCCGTGTCGTTCGACCCGTATCGGCAGAACCGCGAGACCGGAAGCTTCATTCTCATCGACCGCTACACCAACGCCACGGTTGCAGCCGGGATGGTCATCTCCGCGCCCGTCGATCCTGACGCGGTGGAGGTTACCCGGTTCGTGCCGGAGAAGGTGCACTGCGAGGAAACCGCACCCACCCGTTTCAGCCTCAGTGAGGCCTCGATCAGCGCAGGGGGGGGCGTCGACCTCACCGCCGAGGGGTGTGCCATCGAGTTCGAGATCTCCCCGGGCTTCATCGATCACCTGGGCAGGGGGAACAGGGTCCTCTTCAGGCTCAACGAGCTTGCACAGCTCCCCGCAGTAGCGCTCCTTGCATTCGAGCACCGTCTCTCGTTCGAATTCGACCGCACCCCCGACGGTCTCAGCATCCTTTTATACAGGCGGGGGATCAAACCTTCGGGCACCCTTTACGCAGATGACGGCACCGGGATCTGA
- a CDS encoding sulfate ABC transporter substrate-binding protein has product MKRIANVILAAAVALGVSLPAAASADTTLLNVSYDPTRELYTDINKAFAQQWQKKTGQKLTVKQSHGGSGKQARAVIDGLEADVVTLALAYDIDAIAQKGLIKQGWQKELPHNSSPYTSTIVFLVRKGNPKKIKNWNDLVKPGVSVITPNPKTSGGARWNYLAAWAFALHEKGGTEAKAREFVTKLFRNVPVLDSGARGSTNTFVQRGLGDVLLAWENEAFLAINELGPDKFEVVTPSESILAEPPVTVIDKVVDKRGTRKVAEEYLKFLYTDEGQRIAAKHYYRPINSKIPTKLAKVKLYTIDQAFGGWQKAQKTHFADGGVFDKIYSAGK; this is encoded by the coding sequence ATGAAAAGGATCGCCAATGTCATTCTGGCAGCAGCTGTAGCTCTCGGTGTATCTCTCCCCGCGGCAGCCTCTGCGGACACCACGCTTCTCAACGTTTCATACGATCCGACCCGCGAACTGTATACCGACATCAACAAGGCGTTTGCCCAGCAGTGGCAGAAAAAGACAGGGCAAAAGCTCACCGTCAAGCAGTCCCACGGCGGCTCCGGGAAGCAGGCCCGGGCCGTCATCGACGGTCTCGAAGCCGATGTGGTGACGCTGGCACTCGCGTACGACATTGATGCCATCGCCCAGAAGGGGCTGATCAAGCAGGGCTGGCAGAAGGAGTTGCCTCACAACAGCTCTCCGTACACATCTACAATCGTCTTCCTCGTGCGGAAGGGAAATCCCAAGAAGATCAAGAACTGGAACGACCTGGTAAAACCGGGTGTATCCGTTATCACTCCCAACCCCAAGACATCCGGCGGGGCCCGCTGGAACTACCTTGCCGCCTGGGCCTTCGCGCTTCACGAAAAGGGTGGTACCGAGGCCAAAGCCAGGGAGTTCGTGACGAAGCTCTTCAGGAATGTGCCGGTCCTCGATTCCGGCGCTCGCGGCTCCACCAACACCTTCGTCCAGCGCGGCCTTGGAGATGTCCTCCTTGCATGGGAGAACGAAGCGTTCCTTGCCATCAACGAACTGGGCCCGGACAAGTTCGAGGTGGTTACCCCCTCTGAAAGCATTCTCGCCGAGCCTCCCGTTACCGTCATCGACAAGGTCGTTGACAAGCGAGGCACCCGGAAGGTTGCCGAAGAGTACCTGAAGTTCCTTTACACCGACGAGGGGCAGAGGATTGCAGCCAAGCACTACTATCGTCCTATCAACAGCAAGATTCCCACGAAGCTGGCAAAAGTGAAGCTCTATACCATAGATCAGGCGTTCGGCGGCTGGCAGAAAGCCCAGAAGACGCACTTCGCCGACGGGGGCGTGTTTGACAAGATCTACAGCGCCGGGAAATGA
- the cysW gene encoding sulfate ABC transporter permease subunit CysW: MKANRPKELTEPAVIRWLLTAVALLFLGLILFLPLAAVFSQAFEKGWDTYVAALREPDTLSAIKLTLVTAAVAVPLNLFFGVVAAWAIAKFTFRGKQFLITLIDLPFSVSPVISGLIYVLLFGLQGWLGPWLSAHDIKIIFAVPGIILATIFVTFPFVARELIPLMEAQGKEEEEAAMVLGATGLQTFFRVTLPNIRWGIIYGVILCNARAMGEFGAVSVVSGHIRGSTNTIPLHVEILYNEYNYTAAFAVASLLAFLALVTLGVKTVAEWKMKENLS, translated from the coding sequence GTGAAAGCAAACAGACCGAAAGAACTGACCGAACCGGCGGTAATCCGCTGGCTTCTCACCGCGGTGGCGCTTCTGTTCCTGGGGCTGATTCTTTTCCTTCCGCTGGCGGCGGTATTCAGTCAGGCATTCGAGAAGGGGTGGGATACCTACGTTGCCGCACTGCGGGAGCCGGACACCCTGTCGGCCATCAAGCTGACGCTCGTCACGGCGGCGGTGGCGGTTCCTCTCAACCTCTTTTTCGGGGTTGTAGCTGCGTGGGCCATCGCCAAATTCACGTTTCGGGGGAAGCAGTTTCTCATCACGCTCATCGATTTGCCGTTTTCCGTGTCGCCGGTCATCTCCGGCCTCATCTACGTGCTCCTCTTCGGGCTCCAGGGGTGGCTCGGACCCTGGCTTTCGGCGCACGACATCAAGATCATTTTCGCCGTGCCGGGGATCATCCTTGCCACCATCTTCGTCACCTTTCCTTTCGTAGCCCGTGAGCTGATCCCGCTTATGGAGGCCCAGGGGAAAGAGGAGGAAGAGGCCGCCATGGTGCTGGGTGCTACGGGGCTGCAGACCTTTTTCCGTGTGACCCTTCCCAATATCCGCTGGGGCATCATCTATGGGGTAATCCTCTGCAACGCCCGGGCCATGGGGGAATTCGGTGCCGTCTCCGTCGTTTCGGGCCACATCCGGGGGAGCACCAACACAATCCCCCTCCATGTCGAGATCCTCTACAACGAATACAACTACACGGCTGCCTTTGCGGTGGCTTCGCTGCTTGCCTTTCTCGCTCTCGTGACGCTCGGCGTCAAGACCGTGGCTGAATGGAAGATGAAGGAGAACCTGTCATGA
- the cysT gene encoding sulfate ABC transporter permease subunit CysT, whose amino-acid sequence MAKKSPSSVLPGFGPTMGYTIFYLSIIVLIPLSALVIKSAGLSWSDFVEAVASPRVIASYRVTFGAALLAALVNAVFGVLVAWVLARYHFPGKRLVDALVDLPFALPTAVAGITLATVYSPNGWIGRYLDPLGIKVAFTPLGILVAMTFIGLPFVVRTVQPVIEEMESEIEEASACLGASRWQTFSRVLFPLLLPSILTGFALAFARAVGEYGSIIFIAGNMPMVSEITPLIIITKLEQYDYQGATAVASVMLGASFLLLLVINLLQRWSRRFAE is encoded by the coding sequence ATGGCGAAAAAATCACCGTCTTCCGTTCTTCCGGGTTTCGGCCCGACAATGGGGTACACGATATTCTATCTCAGCATCATCGTGCTCATACCTCTTTCCGCCCTCGTTATCAAGAGCGCCGGACTCTCCTGGAGTGACTTTGTCGAAGCTGTCGCCTCACCCCGCGTTATCGCATCCTACAGGGTGACGTTCGGGGCCGCACTCCTGGCTGCCCTCGTCAATGCCGTTTTCGGCGTTCTCGTGGCGTGGGTGTTGGCCCGGTACCACTTTCCGGGGAAGCGGCTCGTCGATGCGCTCGTCGATCTTCCTTTCGCACTCCCCACCGCCGTTGCCGGGATAACGCTTGCGACCGTATATTCACCCAACGGCTGGATCGGGCGCTACCTCGACCCCCTCGGAATCAAGGTTGCGTTCACGCCCCTTGGCATTCTCGTTGCCATGACGTTCATAGGGCTTCCTTTCGTGGTGCGGACCGTACAGCCGGTGATCGAGGAAATGGAGAGCGAGATCGAGGAGGCTTCCGCCTGCCTCGGGGCGAGCCGCTGGCAGACCTTCAGCCGCGTGTTGTTCCCGCTTCTGCTCCCATCGATCCTGACCGGATTCGCTCTCGCATTCGCGCGCGCGGTGGGGGAGTATGGGTCGATCATCTTCATTGCCGGCAACATGCCGATGGTTTCGGAGATAACGCCTCTCATCATAATCACCAAGCTGGAGCAGTACGACTATCAAGGGGCGACGGCGGTGGCGTCGGTGATGCTGGGGGCGTCGTTTCTGTTGCTGCTCGTCATCAACCTGCTGCAACGGTGGAGTCGCAGGTTTGCGGAGTAG
- a CDS encoding class I SAM-dependent methyltransferase: MKVRDSGMPEEEMWSTFFDPSSILSTLGFSADTGDIVEFGCGYGTFTLPAAALVSGTVSAFDIEPEMVATVRKKCRAQGIRNVAAEVRDFVADGTGRDDDSQDGVLLFNILHHEEPVQLMREACRIVRPGGVVAVIHWNYDPSTPRGPAMEIRPKPEQCISWGVAVGFDRENIISFHLPPYHYGLLFRKSSR, translated from the coding sequence GTGAAAGTACGTGACAGCGGCATGCCCGAAGAGGAAATGTGGTCGACCTTTTTCGATCCCTCCTCCATTTTGAGCACGTTGGGGTTTTCAGCCGATACAGGCGATATAGTGGAATTCGGGTGCGGCTATGGGACCTTCACGCTTCCGGCGGCAGCTCTTGTTTCGGGAACGGTCAGTGCCTTCGACATCGAGCCTGAGATGGTTGCAACAGTACGTAAAAAGTGCCGCGCGCAGGGTATCCGCAACGTAGCTGCCGAAGTCCGGGATTTCGTTGCCGATGGGACGGGGCGCGATGACGATTCACAGGACGGAGTGCTCCTTTTCAATATCCTTCACCACGAGGAGCCGGTTCAGCTCATGCGGGAAGCCTGTCGGATCGTCCGCCCGGGTGGCGTGGTTGCCGTGATTCACTGGAATTACGACCCTTCCACGCCGCGGGGGCCGGCAATGGAGATACGGCCGAAGCCGGAACAATGCATTTCGTGGGGAGTGGCTGTGGGGTTCGACCGTGAAAACATCATCTCTTTCCATCTCCCGCCGTATCATTACGGCCTGCTTTTCAGAAAAAGCAGTCGCTGA
- a CDS encoding ABC transporter ATP-binding protein → MTANPLVKIRLEGVEKRFTSAGGSEQTALSRLDLEIRSGEFVCLVGPSGCGKTTLINLLAGFEKPSEGSVTIDGRPVAGPDPDHIMIFQDYGLYPWKTVLGNVLFGLQSRRVPVAEARERALAALDLVGLRQSAEKHPHELSGGMKQRVAIARALAVEPSVLFMDEPFAALDAFTRLHLQDELLRIWQEKRPTVVFVTHDLDEAIALGQRVVLMAPFPGRIQRVLDVSLPYPRERTREDFAVVRRELFNEFHLVHQQASSSDYAI, encoded by the coding sequence ATGACGGCGAATCCATTGGTGAAGATACGTCTGGAAGGGGTAGAGAAGCGGTTTACCTCCGCCGGCGGAAGCGAGCAGACGGCGCTTTCCCGACTGGACCTGGAAATCCGCTCCGGGGAGTTCGTCTGCCTCGTCGGGCCCAGCGGCTGCGGGAAGACGACGCTCATCAACCTGCTTGCCGGATTCGAAAAGCCCTCCGAGGGGAGCGTTACCATCGACGGGCGGCCGGTTGCGGGTCCCGATCCGGACCACATCATGATCTTCCAGGATTACGGGCTCTATCCCTGGAAGACGGTACTCGGCAATGTCCTCTTCGGGCTGCAGTCCCGCAGGGTTCCGGTGGCCGAGGCACGGGAGCGGGCACTGGCCGCCCTGGATCTCGTCGGTTTGCGGCAGTCGGCGGAGAAGCACCCTCATGAGCTCTCGGGGGGGATGAAGCAACGCGTTGCCATTGCCCGTGCACTGGCCGTGGAGCCGAGCGTCCTTTTCATGGATGAGCCCTTCGCGGCACTCGACGCGTTCACGAGGCTGCACCTGCAGGACGAGCTGCTCCGGATATGGCAGGAGAAGCGCCCCACCGTTGTCTTCGTCACCCATGATCTCGACGAAGCCATTGCCCTCGGGCAACGGGTAGTGCTCATGGCGCCGTTTCCCGGAAGAATACAGCGTGTCCTCGACGTGAGCCTGCCGTATCCTCGGGAGCGCACCCGGGAAGACTTCGCGGTTGTGCGCCGGGAACTGTTCAACGAGTTCCATCTCGTGCACCAGCAGGCGTCAAGCAGCGATTACGCAATTTGA
- a CDS encoding ABC transporter permease, with translation MKTAIRTILLPAVTFLVVLAAWHGASILQLYPEHLFPSPLTVAKGAEEIFKTGELWQNVWVSLLRFAAGYGAAAFLALPLGLLFGRCLLLWSAVDPLIQVLRPVSPIAWFPLISLWFGIGNLPAVVIIFLAAFYPILLTTVAAVKNVPPVYLKVAKNLGASRRKVLWDVIVPAAFPQITVGLHIAIGAAWVFLVAGEMLGVRSGLGYLIIDSRNNLRTDLVIVGIIFIGVSGLVIDRLMGLAERWVKRQWGAA, from the coding sequence GTGAAAACCGCTATCCGCACCATACTCCTGCCCGCCGTCACGTTCCTGGTCGTGCTGGCGGCGTGGCACGGAGCCTCCATCCTACAGCTCTACCCGGAGCACCTTTTCCCGTCACCGCTCACGGTAGCAAAGGGTGCGGAGGAAATTTTCAAGACCGGGGAACTGTGGCAGAACGTCTGGGTAAGCCTTCTGCGGTTCGCCGCGGGCTACGGGGCCGCCGCCTTCCTCGCGCTGCCGCTGGGGCTTCTCTTCGGCAGGTGCCTTCTGCTCTGGAGTGCCGTCGACCCGCTGATCCAGGTTCTGAGGCCCGTTTCCCCCATCGCCTGGTTCCCGCTCATAAGCCTCTGGTTCGGGATCGGGAACCTGCCTGCGGTGGTCATCATTTTCCTTGCTGCGTTTTACCCGATTCTCCTGACTACCGTAGCGGCGGTTAAGAACGTACCCCCGGTGTACCTCAAGGTGGCGAAGAACCTGGGGGCGTCGCGGCGGAAGGTGCTGTGGGATGTGATAGTCCCGGCCGCCTTCCCCCAAATCACCGTGGGGTTGCATATCGCCATCGGCGCGGCCTGGGTGTTTCTCGTGGCGGGCGAGATGCTGGGTGTCCGCTCGGGACTCGGCTACCTCATCATCGACAGCCGGAACAACCTTCGCACCGATCTCGTCATCGTCGGCATCATCTTCATCGGGGTATCCGGCCTCGTCATCGACCGGCTCATGGGACTTGCGGAGCGGTGGGTGAAACGGCAGTGGGGTGCGGCATGA